The following are encoded in a window of Bradyrhizobium sp. WBOS07 genomic DNA:
- a CDS encoding MFS transporter yields MRLVLALVIGSIGAVGMWAVVVVIPVVQAEFGATRGAVSLAFTMMMFGFGLGGVIAGKITDRFGIVLAMAISIAFLGIANLLAGLSTQLWQFVAAYFLIGLGTSATFAPLMAEASHWFERYRGLAVTIVASGNYVAGAMWPPIVSWGTETIGWRYTHIGIGIVCASTMALLVLVLRAQMGDDHVRDHANAPPPRVDLKLSTNTLTVLLSIASISCCVAMAMPQVHIVAYCGDLGYGVARGAEMLSLMMGCGIISRIGSGYLADKIGGIRTLLVGSLAQGFALVFYLFFDSLASLYLISAMFGLFQGGIVPSYAIIVREAMPASEAATRVGIVIFASVFGMSFGGWVSGVIFDATGSYGAAFANGVAWNALNISIVVLLLIRSRMSAAKAGPGFAT; encoded by the coding sequence GTGCGCCTCGTCCTTGCACTCGTCATCGGCTCGATCGGTGCCGTCGGCATGTGGGCGGTCGTGGTTGTGATTCCCGTGGTGCAGGCCGAATTCGGGGCGACGCGCGGCGCCGTGTCGCTCGCCTTCACGATGATGATGTTCGGTTTCGGGCTCGGCGGGGTGATCGCCGGCAAGATCACCGACCGGTTCGGCATCGTGCTCGCGATGGCGATCAGCATTGCCTTTCTCGGCATCGCCAACCTGCTCGCGGGCCTGTCGACACAGCTCTGGCAGTTCGTCGCCGCCTATTTCCTGATCGGCCTCGGCACCTCGGCAACCTTCGCGCCGCTGATGGCGGAAGCCTCGCATTGGTTCGAGCGCTATCGCGGCCTTGCCGTGACCATCGTCGCCAGCGGCAATTACGTCGCGGGAGCGATGTGGCCGCCGATCGTGAGCTGGGGCACCGAGACGATCGGCTGGCGCTACACCCATATCGGCATCGGCATCGTCTGTGCCAGCACGATGGCGCTTCTGGTCCTCGTCCTCCGTGCGCAGATGGGCGATGACCATGTCCGCGACCATGCCAATGCGCCGCCGCCCCGCGTCGATCTCAAGCTGTCGACCAACACGCTGACCGTGCTGCTCTCGATCGCCAGCATCTCCTGCTGCGTCGCCATGGCGATGCCGCAGGTGCACATCGTCGCCTATTGCGGCGATCTCGGCTACGGCGTGGCGCGCGGCGCCGAGATGCTGTCCTTGATGATGGGCTGCGGCATCATCAGCCGGATCGGCTCCGGCTATCTCGCCGACAAGATCGGAGGCATCCGCACGTTGCTGGTCGGATCGCTGGCGCAGGGCTTTGCGCTGGTGTTCTATCTGTTCTTCGACAGCCTCGCCTCGCTCTATCTCATCTCCGCGATGTTCGGCCTGTTCCAGGGCGGCATCGTGCCGAGCTATGCCATCATCGTGCGCGAGGCGATGCCGGCGAGCGAGGCGGCGACGCGCGTCGGCATCGTGATCTTCGCCTCCGTGTTCGGCATGTCCTTCGGCGGCTGGGTCTCGGGCGTGATCTTCGACGCCACCGGCTCCTACGGCGCGGCGTTCGCCAATGGAGTGGCATGGAACGCGCTCAACATCAGCATCGTCGTGCTGCTGCTGATCCGCTCGCGGATGAGCGCGGCGAAGGCGGGCCCGGGTTTCGCGACTTAG
- a CDS encoding aspartate aminotransferase family protein: MTLHQIPNTIKTDSFWMPFTANRQFKKAPRLFSSAEGMHYTTVDGRKVIDGSAGLWCVNAGHGRKQIAAAVERQLMTLDFAPSFQMGHPLAFDFAERLAEIAPKGLDRVFFTNSGSESVDTALKIALAYHRATGQASRTRLIGRERGYHGVGFGGTSVGGMVANRRAFTTLLPGVDHIRHTHDLSRNAFAKDQPEHGAELADDLERLVALHGAETIAAVIVEPVPGSTAVLPPPKGYLQRLREICDKHGILLIFDEVITGFGRLGTPFAANFFGVTPDLMTTAKGITNGTIPCGAVFASRKVHDGLMVGPESQMELFHGYTYSAHPTACAAGIATLDIYKDEGLLTRGASIAEYWRDTLHQLKGLPNVVDIRNCGLMGAVELAPRDGVVGARGYDVMVDCFNTGLYLRMSGDSFAMSPPLIVEKSHIDQMVSILGDAIKKVA; this comes from the coding sequence GTGACCCTTCATCAGATTCCGAACACTATCAAGACCGACTCGTTCTGGATGCCGTTCACGGCCAACCGGCAGTTCAAGAAGGCGCCGCGCCTGTTCTCCTCGGCCGAAGGCATGCACTACACCACCGTCGATGGCCGCAAGGTGATCGACGGCTCCGCCGGCCTCTGGTGCGTCAATGCCGGCCACGGCCGCAAGCAGATCGCCGCTGCGGTCGAGCGCCAGCTGATGACGCTGGACTTCGCGCCCTCGTTCCAGATGGGCCATCCGCTGGCGTTCGACTTCGCCGAGCGGCTCGCCGAGATCGCGCCAAAGGGCCTCGACCGCGTCTTCTTCACCAATTCCGGCTCCGAGTCGGTCGACACCGCGCTGAAGATCGCGCTCGCCTATCACCGCGCCACCGGCCAGGCCAGCCGCACCCGCCTGATCGGCCGCGAGCGCGGCTATCACGGCGTCGGCTTCGGCGGCACCTCGGTCGGCGGCATGGTCGCCAACCGCCGCGCCTTCACCACCCTGCTGCCGGGCGTCGACCACATCCGCCATACCCACGATCTCAGCCGCAACGCCTTCGCCAAGGATCAGCCGGAGCATGGCGCCGAGCTCGCCGACGATCTCGAGCGTCTGGTCGCCCTGCATGGCGCCGAGACCATCGCCGCCGTCATCGTCGAGCCGGTGCCGGGCTCGACCGCGGTGCTGCCGCCGCCGAAGGGCTATCTGCAGCGCCTGCGCGAGATCTGCGACAAGCACGGCATCCTCTTGATCTTCGACGAGGTCATCACCGGCTTCGGCCGTCTCGGCACGCCGTTCGCCGCCAATTTCTTCGGCGTCACGCCGGACCTGATGACGACCGCCAAGGGCATCACCAACGGCACCATTCCCTGCGGCGCGGTGTTTGCGAGCCGCAAGGTGCATGACGGCTTGATGGTCGGCCCGGAGAGCCAGATGGAGCTGTTCCACGGCTACACCTATTCGGCGCATCCGACCGCCTGCGCCGCCGGCATCGCGACGCTCGACATCTACAAGGACGAAGGCCTGCTGACGCGCGGTGCGTCGATCGCCGAATATTGGCGCGATACGCTGCATCAGCTGAAGGGCCTGCCGAACGTCGTCGACATCCGCAATTGCGGCCTGATGGGCGCGGTCGAGCTGGCGCCGCGTGACGGTGTCGTCGGCGCGCGCGGCTACGACGTCATGGTCGACTGCTTCAACACCGGTCTTTACTTGCGCATGAGCGGGGACAGCTTCGCGATGTCGCCGCCCCTCATCGTCGAGAAGAGCCACATCGACCAGATGGTCTCGATCCTCGGCGACGCCATCAAGAAGGTGGCCTGA
- a CDS encoding (2Fe-2S)-binding protein, producing MNHSISLTVNGARRDFVLDDPRVTLLDLLRERLHLTGTKKGCDRGQCGACTILVDGKRINSCLALAISHDGADILTIEGVARGDQLHPVQAAFIAHDGFQCGFCTPGQIMSAIGMIQEAQAGNDPERIRECMSGNLCRCGAYAGIVDAVLDAQGQMDQSNQRRSA from the coding sequence ATGAACCACTCCATCAGCCTCACCGTGAACGGTGCGCGGCGCGACTTCGTCCTCGACGATCCGCGCGTCACGCTGCTCGATCTCCTGCGTGAGCGCCTCCATCTCACCGGAACCAAGAAGGGATGCGATCGCGGCCAGTGCGGCGCCTGCACCATTCTGGTCGACGGCAAACGCATCAATTCCTGTCTCGCGCTCGCCATCAGTCATGACGGCGCCGACATCCTCACCATCGAGGGCGTCGCGCGCGGCGACCAACTGCATCCGGTGCAGGCCGCCTTCATCGCCCACGACGGATTCCAGTGCGGCTTCTGCACGCCCGGCCAGATCATGAGCGCGATCGGCATGATCCAGGAGGCGCAGGCCGGCAACGATCCCGAGCGCATCCGCGAATGCATGAGCGGCAATCTCTGCCGCTGCGGCGCCTATGCCGGCATCGTCGATGCCGTGCTCGATGCGCAAGGACAGATGGACCAATCCAACCAGAGGCGCTCGGCATGA
- a CDS encoding cupin domain-containing protein, with protein MSVDIGGRLRFIRARHKLSQRELAKRAGVTNSTISLIESNQMNPSVGALKRILDGIPMGLAEFFALEPESRRKIFYRAEELTEVGKKPISYRQIGDNLFGRNLQILKERYEPGSDTGRVHLVHEGEEGGIVISGKLEVTVEDERRILNPGDAYYFESRRPHRFRCVGGKPCEVISACTPPTF; from the coding sequence ATGAGCGTCGACATCGGTGGACGGCTGCGATTCATCCGGGCGCGCCACAAGCTGTCGCAGCGCGAGCTGGCCAAGCGCGCCGGGGTCACCAACTCGACGATCTCGCTGATCGAATCCAACCAGATGAACCCCTCGGTCGGAGCGCTCAAGCGCATCCTCGACGGCATCCCGATGGGGCTCGCCGAGTTCTTCGCGCTGGAACCGGAGTCCAGGCGCAAGATCTTCTACCGGGCCGAGGAACTCACCGAGGTCGGCAAGAAACCGATCTCCTATCGTCAGATCGGCGACAACCTGTTCGGCCGCAATCTGCAGATCCTGAAAGAGCGCTACGAGCCCGGCAGCGACACCGGACGCGTCCACCTCGTCCACGAGGGCGAGGAAGGCGGCATCGTGATTTCGGGCAAGCTCGAGGTCACCGTCGAGGACGAGCGGCGCATCCTCAACCCGGGCGATGCCTATTATTTCGAGAGCCGCCGACCGCATCGCTTCCGCTGCGTCGGCGGCAAGCCGTGCGAGGTGATCTCGGCCTGCACGCCGCCGACGTTCTGA
- a CDS encoding xanthine dehydrogenase family protein subunit M, which yields MKPFDYIRPATIAEAVAAAAQPGAAYLAAGTNLLDLMKGGVSRPDRLVDVTYLDGLDAIETLPDGSLRIGALVSNADLAHDAAFATSYPAVAEALLSGASAQLRNAATVGGNLLQRTRCAYFYDTASRCNKREPGSGCDAREGENRTHAVLGWSESCIATHPSDFCVPLVALDAMVEIEGRSGRREIALDELHRLPGDTPARESALELGDLIVAVRLPPAARAFAAHACYLKVRERTSYAFAVVSAAAALRIENGKIADARLALGGVAAKPWRARAAEDVLRGVAPTADVFQEAAWRALADAKPSGDNAFKIELARRIVVRALRLAAAGTPARIPALPASPFASTSGAVHV from the coding sequence ATGAAACCGTTCGACTACATCAGGCCCGCCACGATCGCCGAGGCGGTCGCCGCCGCAGCCCAGCCCGGCGCCGCCTATCTCGCCGCCGGCACCAATCTGCTCGATCTGATGAAAGGCGGCGTCAGCCGTCCGGATCGCCTGGTCGACGTCACATATCTCGACGGGCTCGATGCCATCGAGACGCTTCCCGACGGCTCGTTGCGCATCGGCGCGCTGGTGAGCAATGCCGATCTCGCGCATGATGCCGCCTTTGCAACGTCCTATCCCGCCGTCGCCGAGGCGCTGCTCTCCGGCGCTTCGGCGCAATTGCGCAATGCCGCGACCGTCGGCGGCAATCTCCTGCAACGGACGCGTTGCGCATATTTCTACGACACCGCCAGCCGCTGCAACAAGCGCGAGCCCGGCAGCGGCTGCGATGCCCGCGAGGGCGAGAACCGCACCCACGCCGTGCTCGGCTGGAGCGAAAGCTGCATCGCCACGCATCCATCCGACTTCTGCGTGCCGCTGGTCGCGCTCGACGCCATGGTCGAGATCGAGGGCAGGAGCGGCCGGCGCGAGATCGCGCTCGACGAGCTGCATCGCCTGCCCGGCGACACGCCGGCGCGCGAATCCGCGCTCGAGCTCGGCGACCTCATCGTCGCGGTGCGGCTGCCGCCGGCGGCGCGCGCGTTTGCGGCGCATGCGTGCTACCTCAAGGTCCGCGAGCGTACGTCCTATGCGTTCGCAGTCGTCTCCGCCGCCGCCGCGTTGCGGATCGAGAACGGCAAGATCGCGGACGCGCGGCTTGCGCTCGGCGGCGTTGCCGCAAAGCCCTGGCGGGCCCGCGCAGCGGAAGACGTGCTGAGAGGCGTCGCGCCCACGGCAGACGTCTTCCAGGAAGCCGCCTGGCGTGCGCTGGCCGACGCGAAGCCGTCCGGCGACAACGCCTTCAAGATCGAGCTCGCGCGCCGCATCGTCGTGCGCGCGCTGCGACTTGCCGCCGCCGGTACGCCCGCGCGCATTCCCGCGCTGCCGGCGTCTCCCTTTGCCTCCACGTCCGGAGCCGTTCATGTCTGA
- a CDS encoding TolC family protein, which produces MTCHLARGLLVLTAFSVSGCAAFSPDSGMSAVSELTSRAINKDVAFVRTADGAGAVEARVHQLLARTLSVESAVQIALLNNKGLQAAYNELALAETDLVEQSLPPNPVFAVSRITGNGASEIERQVVGDILALATLPFRSEIAREHFRQAQLRAALATLRLAADVRRGYWRAVAGNEMVALLTDAKATAESTAQLAVKLGETGSLNKLDQAREQVFYAETTADLATARQMAASSRERLARLMGLWDGGLDFRLPNALPPLPRRPLTLPSIETDAVAHRIDLQIARLELVALAKALNLTEATRFVTLLDLAGIARRTQDPEGPSFRERGFDVQFQIPIFDGGEVRVRQAAETYNLAFNRLTERAVNVRSEARDAYRIYRSSYDIASHYQREIIPLRKIITEEMQLRFSSMQVDIFALLTEARQRLASLRGAIDARQRFFLAQADLQTAVNGGGGVPAASSENPTAIAAAAPAAGGGH; this is translated from the coding sequence ATGACATGCCATCTTGCGCGAGGCCTGCTCGTCCTCACCGCGTTCAGCGTCTCCGGCTGCGCCGCGTTCTCGCCCGACAGCGGCATGAGCGCCGTCTCCGAGCTGACCAGCCGGGCCATCAACAAGGACGTCGCCTTCGTGCGAACGGCTGATGGCGCCGGCGCGGTCGAGGCGCGCGTTCACCAATTGCTGGCGCGCACGCTGAGCGTCGAGAGCGCGGTGCAGATCGCGCTGCTCAACAACAAGGGACTGCAGGCCGCCTATAACGAGCTGGCGTTGGCCGAGACCGATCTGGTCGAGCAGAGCCTGCCGCCCAATCCCGTGTTCGCGGTCTCGCGCATCACGGGCAATGGCGCCAGCGAGATCGAGCGCCAGGTGGTCGGCGACATCCTCGCGCTCGCCACCCTGCCGTTCCGCTCCGAGATCGCCCGCGAGCATTTTCGTCAGGCCCAGTTGCGCGCGGCGCTGGCAACGCTGCGGCTCGCAGCCGACGTCCGCCGCGGCTATTGGCGCGCCGTTGCCGGCAACGAGATGGTGGCGCTGCTGACCGACGCCAAGGCGACGGCGGAATCGACCGCACAGCTCGCCGTCAAGCTCGGCGAGACCGGCTCCCTCAACAAGCTCGACCAGGCGCGCGAGCAGGTGTTTTACGCGGAGACCACCGCCGATCTCGCCACCGCGCGGCAGATGGCAGCGAGCTCGCGCGAAAGACTGGCACGCCTGATGGGGCTGTGGGACGGCGGCCTCGATTTCCGCCTGCCGAACGCCTTGCCGCCGCTGCCGCGCCGCCCGCTGACCCTGCCTTCGATCGAGACCGACGCGGTCGCCCATCGCATCGACCTGCAGATCGCGCGGCTGGAGCTGGTGGCACTGGCCAAGGCCTTGAACCTCACCGAGGCGACGCGCTTCGTGACCCTGCTCGACCTCGCCGGCATCGCCCGCCGCACGCAGGATCCGGAAGGGCCGTCTTTCCGCGAGCGCGGCTTCGACGTCCAGTTCCAGATCCCGATCTTTGACGGCGGCGAGGTGCGGGTGCGGCAGGCGGCGGAGACCTACAATCTCGCCTTCAACCGCCTGACCGAGCGCGCCGTCAACGTACGCTCGGAAGCGCGCGATGCTTATCGCATCTATCGCTCGAGCTACGACATTGCCAGCCACTACCAGCGCGAGATCATCCCCTTGCGCAAGATCATCACCGAGGAGATGCAGCTGCGCTTCTCCAGCATGCAGGTCGACATCTTCGCGCTGCTGACCGAGGCGCGGCAGCGCCTGGCCTCGCTGCGCGGCGCGATCGACGCCAGGCAGCGCTTCTTCCTCGCCCAGGCCGACTTGCAGACCGCCGTCAACGGCGGCGGTGGCGTGCCGGCCGCCAGCAGCGAGAATCCAACCGCCATCGCCGCGGCAGCGCCTGCCGCCGGCGGCGGCCATTGA
- a CDS encoding xanthine dehydrogenase family protein molybdopterin-binding subunit, translating to MSELNLTSAPAHIRHGSNIGQPLTRRDGVLKVTGQATYAADNHPPGMLFAVIAVSSISHGRVVSLDVAAAKRHPGVVDVMTPEHKPQLAIDPEIKTNPFVFRMEALQSNEVRYANQPIAVVIAETLEAATEGAALLAPRYEALPPLVGLDAGESFVPPVVGVGNPTENHRGDVEAGLAAAEKRVEATYETPPQYHNAMEPHGIVASWDGDRLSVDMPTQGLKLSLARIAELFGIAHDKIHIRSPFLGGGFGSKGLMGGPPVLGIMAAKLVGKPVKLVLRREQMYGPVGHRAPTRQRLRLGTDGEGRLTALDHHARTVSSTFDDFYEPAADASHTLYAAPAIRTSHDAVRAHTGTPLFMRAPGEATGSIALESAIDEMAWACGMDPLAFRLKNYAEVEPISGKPFSSKALLACYEQAAARFGWAKRPLQPRQMRDDAGLLVGWGMGTATFPALMFQAEARAAIRRDGSGVMEIGAHDMGQGAWTALAQIAADQLGLDIDRVEFKAGTSDLPDAGIAGGSAHTATAGAAIHSAGAAVIAKLAELATGDERSPLFGAGNAGVIAREGGLVRRDDESRGESYSEILARAGVAEVEARGTGAPNPAAMEEYAMHAHGAVFAEVKVDPELGQVRVSRMVGAFAAGRIVNPRMVQSQLFGGMIWGLSFALHEEAITDRRTGRIMNANLGEYHVPVNADVPPLDVITVEEHDPHVNALGIKGVGEIGITGSAGAVANAVWHATGIRVRKFPIRIEELLTPH from the coding sequence ATGTCTGAGCTCAACCTCACCAGCGCACCTGCCCATATCAGGCACGGTTCGAACATCGGCCAACCGCTGACCCGCCGCGACGGCGTCCTCAAGGTCACGGGGCAGGCGACCTATGCCGCCGACAATCATCCGCCGGGCATGCTGTTTGCGGTGATCGCTGTTTCCAGCATCTCGCACGGCCGCGTGGTCTCGCTGGACGTCGCCGCCGCAAAGCGCCATCCCGGCGTCGTCGACGTCATGACGCCGGAGCACAAGCCGCAGCTGGCGATCGATCCGGAGATCAAGACCAATCCGTTCGTGTTCCGGATGGAGGCCTTGCAGAGCAACGAAGTTCGCTACGCCAACCAGCCCATCGCGGTCGTGATCGCCGAAACGCTGGAGGCAGCGACGGAAGGCGCGGCATTGCTGGCGCCGCGCTACGAGGCCTTGCCTCCGTTGGTCGGGCTCGACGCCGGCGAGAGCTTCGTGCCGCCGGTCGTCGGCGTCGGCAATCCCACCGAGAATCACCGCGGCGACGTCGAGGCCGGCCTTGCCGCGGCCGAGAAGCGGGTCGAGGCGACCTACGAGACGCCGCCGCAATACCACAACGCGATGGAGCCGCACGGCATCGTCGCAAGCTGGGATGGCGACAGATTGTCGGTCGACATGCCGACCCAGGGCCTGAAGCTGTCGCTGGCGCGCATTGCTGAACTGTTCGGCATCGCGCACGACAAGATCCATATCCGCAGTCCCTTCCTCGGCGGCGGCTTCGGCTCGAAGGGGCTGATGGGCGGGCCGCCGGTGCTCGGCATCATGGCGGCGAAGCTGGTCGGCAAGCCGGTCAAGCTGGTGCTGCGCCGTGAGCAGATGTACGGCCCGGTCGGCCATCGGGCGCCGACGCGTCAGCGCCTGCGTCTCGGCACTGACGGCGAGGGACGTCTGACCGCGCTCGATCACCATGCACGGACCGTGTCGAGCACGTTCGACGATTTCTACGAGCCCGCGGCCGATGCCTCGCACACGCTCTATGCGGCCCCCGCGATCCGCACCTCGCATGACGCCGTACGTGCCCACACGGGAACGCCGCTGTTCATGCGCGCGCCCGGCGAGGCGACGGGCTCGATTGCGCTGGAGAGCGCGATCGACGAGATGGCCTGGGCCTGCGGCATGGATCCGCTCGCCTTCCGCCTCAAGAACTACGCCGAGGTCGAGCCGATCAGCGGCAAGCCGTTCTCTTCAAAGGCGCTGCTGGCCTGTTACGAGCAGGCCGCAGCGCGCTTCGGCTGGGCCAAGCGTCCGCTGCAGCCGCGGCAGATGCGTGACGATGCCGGCCTCCTGGTCGGCTGGGGCATGGGCACGGCGACCTTCCCGGCGCTGATGTTCCAGGCGGAAGCCCGCGCGGCGATCCGGCGCGACGGCTCGGGCGTGATGGAGATCGGCGCGCACGACATGGGGCAGGGCGCCTGGACCGCGCTGGCGCAGATCGCGGCCGACCAGCTCGGCCTCGACATCGACCGCGTCGAATTCAAGGCCGGCACGTCCGACCTGCCCGATGCCGGCATCGCCGGCGGCTCCGCGCATACGGCAACGGCCGGTGCTGCGATCCACAGCGCCGGTGCGGCCGTGATTGCCAAGCTCGCTGAGCTCGCGACCGGTGACGAGCGCTCGCCGCTGTTCGGCGCCGGCAATGCCGGCGTGATCGCGCGCGAAGGAGGGCTGGTCCGGCGCGACGACGAGAGCCGCGGCGAGAGCTATTCCGAAATCCTGGCGCGTGCTGGCGTCGCTGAAGTCGAAGCGCGCGGCACCGGTGCGCCGAACCCGGCGGCGATGGAGGAATACGCGATGCACGCGCACGGCGCGGTGTTCGCGGAGGTGAAGGTCGATCCCGAGCTCGGCCAGGTCCGCGTCAGCCGCATGGTCGGCGCCTTTGCCGCCGGGCGGATCGTCAATCCGCGCATGGTGCAGAGCCAGCTGTTCGGCGGCATGATCTGGGGCCTGTCGTTCGCGCTGCACGAGGAGGCGATTACCGATCGCCGGACCGGCCGCATCATGAATGCCAATCTCGGCGAGTACCACGTTCCGGTGAATGCCGACGTGCCGCCACTCGACGTCATCACGGTCGAGGAGCACGACCCCCACGTCAACGCGCTCGGCATCAAGGGCGTCGGCGAGATCGGCATCACCGGCAGCGCCGGCGCGGTCGCCAACGCGGTCTGGCATGCAACCGGCATCCGTGTCCGCAAGTTTCCGATCCGGATCGAGGAGCTGCTGACGCCGCACTGA
- a CDS encoding TetR/AcrR family transcriptional regulator, producing the protein MDDHADQIRKPRADAVRNRERVLEAAKAVFSAGGPEASLEAVAKRAGVGIGTLYRHFPTREDLFEAVYRREVEQLSELAEQLKNAKDPVDALRRWLRSNVEFVATKKGMSAALALTFQSSSELAAFSMDRLTKAIGSLLDRAVAAGQMRGDISPEDLLRALIGMCYMHDQPGWQSSVLRMLDVFVDGLRVQPAGKAKTNAVKTGAVKARTAKPVKPTARRKH; encoded by the coding sequence ATGGACGACCACGCCGACCAGATTCGGAAGCCCCGCGCCGATGCCGTGCGCAACCGCGAGCGCGTGCTCGAGGCCGCGAAGGCCGTGTTCAGCGCCGGAGGCCCCGAGGCGAGCCTGGAAGCCGTGGCGAAGCGCGCCGGCGTCGGCATCGGCACGCTCTATCGGCATTTTCCGACGCGCGAGGATTTGTTCGAGGCGGTGTACCGGCGCGAGGTCGAGCAGCTCAGCGAGCTGGCCGAGCAATTGAAGAACGCCAAGGACCCGGTCGACGCGCTCAGGCGCTGGCTGCGATCCAATGTCGAATTCGTCGCCACCAAGAAAGGCATGTCGGCCGCGCTGGCGCTGACATTCCAGAGCTCGTCGGAGCTCGCCGCGTTCTCGATGGACCGACTGACCAAGGCGATCGGCTCGCTGCTCGACCGCGCCGTCGCGGCCGGCCAGATGCGCGGCGATATCAGCCCGGAGGACCTGCTCAGGGCCTTGATCGGGATGTGCTACATGCACGACCAGCCCGGCTGGCAATCCTCGGTGCTGCGCATGCTCGACGTGTTCGTCGATGGCTTGCGCGTGCAGCCGGCCGGCAAGGCGAAGACAAACGCAGTCAAGACAGGCGCAGTCAAGGCACGCACAGCTAAGCCAGTGAAGCCGACCGCAAGGCGGAAGCATTAG
- a CDS encoding copper oxidase, with translation MFSRRRFLGTAALVGASAVQGRVQAASIPEAPHMDKVVMQPPLHPISGPDYRPVVTLNGWSLPFRMNGDWKEFHLVAEPVVREFAEGMKVNLWGYNGQSPGPTIEAVEGDKLRIFVTNRLPEYTSVHWHGMIIPSGMDGVGGLTQPHIQPGKTFVYEFEMKKSGTFMYHPHSDEMVQMAMGMMGMVVVHPRDPSFRPVDRDFVFVMSTYRVDPGTYLPHVNEMTDFNMWTWNARVFPGIDPLPVRLGDKVRVRIGNLSMTNHPIHLHGHSFAVTCTDGGWIPESAQYPETTTDVPVGAVRVFDVLADNPGDWAFHCHKSHHTMNAMGHDVRNLIGVSRKDLAKAVGKLAPDGMAMGSTGMAMGNMEMPTPDNTLPMMTGTGQFGPIEMGGMFTVMKIREDLARDDYRDPGPYKFPQGTVAYEVAAPAPEPARQKSGSPPMKHKM, from the coding sequence ATGTTTTCCCGCCGAAGATTTTTGGGGACCGCCGCGCTCGTCGGCGCGTCTGCGGTTCAAGGCCGCGTGCAGGCGGCGTCGATTCCGGAAGCCCCGCACATGGACAAGGTGGTGATGCAGCCGCCGCTGCATCCGATTAGCGGACCCGACTATCGCCCCGTGGTGACGCTGAACGGCTGGTCGCTGCCGTTCCGCATGAACGGCGACTGGAAGGAATTCCATCTCGTCGCCGAGCCCGTGGTGCGCGAGTTCGCCGAGGGCATGAAGGTGAATCTGTGGGGCTATAACGGCCAGTCGCCCGGACCGACCATCGAGGCGGTCGAGGGCGACAAGCTGCGCATCTTCGTCACCAACCGCTTGCCCGAATACACCAGTGTGCACTGGCACGGCATGATCATCCCGAGCGGCATGGACGGCGTCGGCGGGCTGACCCAGCCGCACATCCAGCCGGGCAAGACCTTCGTCTACGAGTTCGAGATGAAGAAAAGCGGAACCTTCATGTACCACCCGCATTCCGATGAGATGGTACAGATGGCGATGGGCATGATGGGCATGGTCGTCGTGCATCCGCGCGACCCGAGCTTCCGGCCGGTCGACCGCGACTTCGTCTTCGTGATGAGCACCTATCGCGTCGACCCCGGCACCTACCTGCCCCATGTCAACGAGATGACCGACTTCAACATGTGGACCTGGAATGCCCGGGTGTTTCCCGGCATCGATCCCCTGCCGGTCCGGCTCGGCGACAAGGTGCGCGTGCGCATCGGTAATCTCAGCATGACCAATCATCCGATCCATCTGCACGGCCACAGCTTCGCGGTGACCTGCACCGACGGCGGCTGGATTCCGGAGAGCGCACAATATCCGGAGACCACGACCGACGTGCCGGTCGGTGCCGTCAGGGTGTTCGACGTGCTCGCCGACAATCCCGGCGACTGGGCATTCCACTGTCACAAGTCGCATCACACCATGAACGCGATGGGGCACGACGTGCGCAACCTGATCGGCGTGTCGCGCAAGGATCTCGCCAAGGCCGTCGGCAAGCTCGCGCCCGACGGCATGGCGATGGGCTCGACCGGCATGGCGATGGGCAACATGGAGATGCCGACGCCGGACAACACGCTGCCGATGATGACCGGCACCGGCCAGTTCGGCCCGATCGAGATGGGCGGCATGTTCACGGTGATGAAGATCCGCGAGGA